AACGAACAGGTAATGCCGCAGGGCGTAGGCCGCTAACTGAGATTCATTTAAGCTTCTTGATAAACTCCTCAACGGGAAGAGCTGCGAGGGTCAGGAGCTGGACCGAACCTCTTGAGCCGATCTCAACCGACATCTTCATAATCGCGTCATTATTCGGCGCCTCCATGATGTTGACGAAATCATACGGTCCGAGGACTGCATACTGCTTATGAATCTTTATCCCCATCTCCTCAATCTCCTTGTTCACTTCAAGGATCCTATCCGGTTTCTGTTTGATCGTCTTACGCCCTTCATCGGTCAGAGTACTCAAGATTACATAAAATGGCATCGCACCCTCCTTTGTGATGAGCAAGACAGATATCCTGCTCAGGTTCATAGAATGGATATCGCTCGACCAATTCTTATTACTTTATACCGCTTTTGCGGGATGATGTCAATAAAGAATATTGATCGTGCATCGGCCTTGACAAGAATGATTCTAATATGATATTTATTATTTAATAGTAAGAAGTGCTGAAAGGACGACTGTTCATGGAGAAATACAAACAGATAGGGTTTAAACTGACGCCGCAGCGCCTGGCGATCCTTGGTTACCTTGATGGAAACAAGGATCATCCTTCGGCCGAGGATGTCTATCGGGCGGTATCAAGGAGGTTTCCGACCATGTCCCTCGCGACCGTCTACAATACGCTCGAGGCGTTGCGACGGCGCGGAGGGGTTGCGGAGCTCACTCTCGATCCGGAGAAGAAGAGATTCGACCCGGATACCGAGCCGCATCATCACCTGATATGCATGAAGTGCAGGCGGATTGCCGACATTCACCGCGACTATCACCTGCAATTACCCGCAGGTGCCGCCGAAGACTTTCAGATACTCGGCAATCACATAGAGTTTTATGGCGTATGTCCTAGATGCAAGAAGGGCAAGTGAATAGAAAGTACGGCACTTTCTTGTTATACTTTCTCAATAGTTTCTAAAAAAAGGAGGCAGCGATTATGAGTGAAATCTGTTGCGGTGTGAGGGTAGGTCAGTCAGTGCCTGATTTTGAGCTCGAAACCTTTGAACCGGGTACAGGAAAGTTTTCCAAATTTAGTCTGGAGGGAGCGAAGAAGGCCAAGAAGTGGACGGTCCTCGTATTCTATCCGGCTGACTTCACGTTCATCTGTCCGACGGAGCTTGCCGACCTTGCGGAAAAACAGCAGGAACTGAAGAAGCTCGGCTGCGAGGTCGTCTCCGTGAGTACCGATACGAAATTCGTACATTATGGGTGGTATCACGAGGAGAAACTCCTTGAAGAGGTGAAGTTCCACATGGGCGCCGACCCGAAGGGCACCGCGTCTAAGCTTTTCGGTGTCTATGATGAAGAGAGCGGTCTCGATCTTCGGGGAACCTTTGTTGTCGACCCTGACGGAAAGCTCGTCGCCTCGGAGATGAACTTTTTTAATGTCGGAAGGAACATGGATGAACTGGTGAGAAAGATCGAGGCCTTTATTTACGTAAGGAACGCACCCGCAGAAGTCTGCCCCGCCAAATGGAAGCCGGGAGGGAAGACTCTGAAGCCATCCGAAAAAATCGTCGGGAAGGTTTACGAAGCGTTGAAATAAGTATCTCTCGGCAACGAAAGAAAACGAGTGACCCCACCCGCCGGGCAGGGTCACTCGTTTCAGAAGTCGTCCTTTCCTTATAACCCCGTTCTAAATATCGTAATAGAGGAAGAACTCATAGGGGTGCGGTCTCAGTCTCAGTGCGTCCACTTCCTTTGTCCTCTTGTAGTTTATCCACGTCTCTATTGCGTCGCCGGTAAACACGTCGCCTTTTCTCAGGAATTCGTTATCCGCCTCGAGGTTGTTGAGTGCTTCATCCAGGCTCGCGGGCATCGTCGGGACCGACGCGAGTTCCTCGGGCCCGAGTTCGTAGATATCCTTATCGAGAGGTTCACCGGGGTGAATCTTGTTCTCGATACCATCAAGCCCCGCCATCAACATCGCTGCAAAGGCGAGATATCCATTGCATGAAGGGTCGGGGAACCTGATCTCGGCCCTCTTGGCCTTAGGGCTCGGGGAATAGGTCGGTATCCTTACGCATGCGGAACGGTTCCTCGCGGAGTAGGCGAGATTGACAGGGGCCTCAAAACCGGGGGTAAGCCTCTTATAGGAATTCGTTGTAGGATTTGTGAGTGCTGCGAGGGCCGGTGCATGCTTGAGAATCCCGCCGATATAATAGAGCGCAAGATCACTCAGGCCTGCGTAGCCGTTGCCTGCGAATAACGGCTTGCTGCCCTTCCATATGCTCTGATGGGTGTGCATACCGGAGCCGTTGTCCCCAAAGAGCGGCTTCGGCATGAAGGTGACCGTCTTGCAATGCCTCTTCGCGACGTTTTTGATGATATATTTGAAGAGCATAAGCTTGTCCGCCATCTTAACCAGCGATTCGAATCGCATGTCGATCTCAGCCTGGCCGGCTGTGGCAACCTCATGGTGCTCCTTCTCGACGTAGATGCCGCACTTCAACATCTCCATGACCATCTCCGTCCTGAGGTTCACCAGGCTGTCCGTCGGCGGCACCGGAAAGTACCCTTCCTTGTGCCTTGGTTTGTAGCCGAGGTTCGGCCCCTCATCACGACCCGAGTTCCAGATGCCTTCGACGGAATCGAGGAAATAATATCCGCTGTGTGAGTCTTGGTCGAACTGTATGTTGTCGAAGATAAAGAACTCCGCCTCTGGACCGAAATACGCGGTGTCCCCTATCTTAGTCGACTTCAGATAATTCTCCGCCTTCTGGGCGATGTATCGGGGGTCCCTCGTGTAGTATTCCTTCGTTATGGGGTCCACGATATTGCAGATGAGGCTTATCGTCGGATACTCCATGAAGGGGTCCATGAATGCCGTTTCAGGGTCAGGGACGATGAGCATATCCGATGTGTGGATCGCCTGCCATCCCCTGATAGAAGAGCCGTCAAAACCGAGACCTTCTTCAAAGACCTCCTCCTTCAGTTCCGCTATAGGCGCAGCAAAGTGCTGCCAGATCCCGGGAAAATCGAGGAATTTGAAATTTGCCATAACCGCCTTATTTTCCTGGGCCATCTTGATTACGTCTTTTGCTGTCATGCTTCTCCTCCCTTTCTTATGGTTTAAAGTCTTCCTGAAATGCTTTTTTACAGCGCAGATTCGCCGCGCTCTCCGGTCCTTATCCTCACCACGTCTTCGATCGGGTACACAAAGATCTTGCCGTCTCCGATCTTGCCTGTCTTCGCCGCCTTCTCGATAGTATCAACGACCTTCTGGGACAGGCTGTCCGAAGTGACGACTTCAACCTTTATCTTCGGAATGAAATCGATGACGTATTCGGCTCCCCGATAGAGCTCCGTGTGCCCCTTCTGCCGGCCAAAGCCCTTGACCTCCGTGACGGTCATCCCCTGGATGCCGATCTCGTTTAATGCGTCTTTCACCTCGTCGAGCTTGAAGGGCTTGATAACGGCCTCAATCTTCTTCATATCTCACCTCCTGTATTCAGTCGCTCAGTTTCCGGCCTTTCGGTAACCGACTACCCATAGGCCACAGACTGTTGACCGCTATTTTAAGAATGCCTTATAGAAACTCAACGCACCGCCGAGATAATCGTCATAGGCAGCCTCGGTCTTCGCTCTTATCTGTACCATATCGACGGGTTCATTCTTCAGCCACTCATAGATCATCGCCTTCCTCACCTCTATATGGAACTGGAATGCGTAGGCGTTGTCTCCGTATCGAAAGGCCTGGTTCGGATAGAGTGCCGACCCGGCGAGTCTGACCGCACCTTCCGGGATATCGAAGGTCTCGCCGTGCCAGTGAAATACCGGAAAGGATCTCCGCAAGTCTTCTGTCCGCGAATGCGTTGCGAGCCTCTTCATGAGCGGGTCAATCGAGCCCTCTTCCGTGAGGGTGATGTCGTACCAGCCGATCTCCTTTTCAGAGCCGGCATAAACCCTTGCACCGAGCGCCTTTGCCATGATCTGGGCACCGAGACAGACCCCGAAGACCTTCCTACCGGCTGCGACAAATTCCTTCACGAGCGTTATTTCGTCGCTGATATAACGGTATTGTGACTCTTCATTCACGCTCATCGGGCCGCCCATCATAACGAGGGTATCAAAGCCCTTCGTATCGGGCAGGCCTTCTTTCTCAAGGTCGACGACAGAATAGGGCATCCCGGCTTCGTTGAGGTGGTCCTCAATCGTACCCGGCCCTTCAACCGACGTATTCTTCAATATCAGAACAGCCACCACTCCGGGTAATATCAATAACTATGCCATAGGCTCTCCATTGAAAAATAACGTGTTTCCCATCATGAGCGGTGAATGCCTGCCTATCTTTGAGGCAGTCGATGACTAAGAAAGATGCAGGCACAAAATACCTCGTTGCAGAGCCTCGCCTCTTGCGCTAAACTTGATGGAGAGCTTCTTTTCACTGAAAACCGTCCGATCCTGTTTTGAGGAGCAGAAAATGAATGAACCCGTTCGTATAAAGAATACCGGTCTCCGGGGTGTAACGGTTGCTGACACGAAGATCAGTTTCATCGACGGAGAGCGGGGCATCCTTATTTACCGTGGCTTTCGGATCGAAGATCTCGCGCAGAAATCGTCATTCCTCGAAACCGCATACCTCCTTCTTCACGGCGCATTGCCTGATAAGAAACAACTCGAAGCATTCACCCGACAGGTCACCGAGGAGCGAGATGTCCCGGATTTTCTCTATGAGAGCTTCAAGAAGTTGCCGAAAGAATCTCATCCCATGGACGTGCTTCAAGCAGCCATACCGCTGCTGGCAATGGCTGACCCTGATCTAGGCAAAGAGTCGAGGGATGCCAATATTCTCAAAGCGCTCAGACTCATCGCGCGCCTGCCGGTCCTGATAGCGGCGTGGCAAAGAATAAGAGCCGGCCTCGAACCGTTGCCTCAAGACAAGAACCTCCCCCATGCAGCTAATTTCTTATGGCAGCTCAGCGGGATTAAGCCCGATGCGGAGATCGCCGCCGATCTCGATACCTGTCTCGTCCTCCACGCCGACCACACCTTCAATGCCTCAACCTTTGCCTGCCGGGAAGTTGTTTCGACAAGGGCCCACATGTATGCGGGAGTCGCGGCGGGGGTTGGTGCCCTCTCAGGCAGCCTCCACGGCGGTGCCAATGCCGAGGTTATAAAGATGCTCATGAATCTGTCATCCGAAAAAGACATCCCCGCCTGGGTGAAGAGGCAGCTCGATAAGGGAGAGAGGATCATGGGCATGGGCCACGCTGTCTACAAAACGACGGACCCGAGGGCCAAAATCCTGAAGGAGATGTCCTATCGTCTCGGGAAAAAACTCCGCCGGGAGAATTGGTATCGGCTCTCGAACGAGCTAGAAGAAGCCGCCCTTCAGGAATTCGAGCGAAGGGGAAAAGCGACGATTAAACCGAACGTGGATTTTTACAGCGCTTCCGTTTACCACATGATGGGCATACCGGATGACCTCATGACCGCCGTCTTTGCGATGTCGAGAATAGCAGGCTGGTCCGCTCATATCATAGAAGAGAAGTTTGCCGAGGCCCAGGAAAAGCCTGCGCTTTACCGGCCCGCGTCGGAATACGTCGGTGACTACTGCGGCCTCACGGGTTGCGTCTATACGCCGCTTGAAGACCGGAAATAACGTTCCGCGGGGTACCTACCAGGGGTTACAGGGCTTGCTCCTAATGTTCATCGATATCCCTTCGCAGAACCCGAGGAGGATCAGGGACACTTCTGATACGCTTGCTACCCACACGCTTTCCGTACTGGCGATTAATGCTGGATTCACCGACTACTCCGCGCGTTCCGGTTATCTGCAACAACGAAGCTTTCCCGGGGAAGTCGGCGGTAGCGAAGCGATGAGCCGACGAACCTTGAGATAGAAAGAGTGACAAGATGCCCTCGATGAACTATCGCACATCAGAAATCTTTCACTGCAACTTTAAACGCCATATTCAGACCTAACAAGAGTGCAGCAGTTTTCGAATAGCCGCTCTGCGTCGGAGCCTGGTACCGCATCCACCGCGATAACCTCCTTCTAATGCTTTCTTTGGAGTAATATGATTTCCATAACCATCGCAAGCCGTTTTCCAACTCTTGAGGCGTCATGTTTTTAGGATAAAAGGTGGAATATTGTCCATTAAACTTTCTGACATCAGTTTCAAAGATGCGGCCATCAGCTTGAAGCCGCCGATAAAATTGCGATCCGTGTATGGGGAACAATGCGGAGAACAATGCCAGCTCAATCTCATTGTCTTCACAAAAATCAAGGGTTTGTTGAAAAACGTCTTTATTATCCCCTTCAAATCCGAACATGAAAGAGCCGTAAATTCCTATGCTGACATCATGAGTCATTTTTATCCACTCAGCAAACTTTTCTGGTTTCGCCCATTTCTTGTCAACTGCGCGAAGATTGTCCTGACTCAACGACTCTATGCCTGTAAATAGGAACTGACAACCGCTCTCCGCTGCCAAACTCATCAATTTCCGGTTCGCAGCATGATTAAGGGAAAATTGACCGCTCCATTTGATCTTCAAAGGAATCATTTCATGGAATAAATCCCGAGCATAGGCGGGATCACCAGTTATATTGTCATCAACAAAAAAGAGCACCTTCCCCCTCAGCTCCTCAAGCTGTCGCATGACATGATCAATCGGCCTGTGACGAAATTTTGTACCGTAAAAACTCACAACTGAGCAAAAATCACAGTTATAGGGGCAGCCTCGTGTCGTTTCTATATGATAAAACTCATCTTTGCCTGAGAATAATTCCTTCTTGATGAACGGAATATCTTTGAGGTCGATAAGTTGATTTGCTTTATAAAACGGCTGAAGCTGATTGCTTTGTAAATCCCTTATCACCTCGTTCCACACGGGCTCTGCCTCGCCTGCTATGACACTATCGACGTGTCTCCGGGCATGGTCATAACATAATGTTGGGAAAAACCCCCCAAACGCCACCTTTATTCCCCGTGCGCGGAACCTTTCTGCAATCGCAATCGCTGATGGCGATACATGCAGCATAACTGTTATTCCCGCCAGATCCCAATCCTCGTCATACGGAATGGCATCATGGTTTTCATCAACAATTCTAACCTCAATATCTTCAGGCGTGAGTGCTGCCAGAATCGGCAATGCAAGGGGGGTAGAGTTCATGTAGCGAACGGAAGCTTGTCCACGTCCCACTCTCTTGGGATTTATGAGTAAAATTCTCATGTGATTTCAATTCAGGTCTTAACTTTAACGACCTTGTCCCGTATTTTTGTTGAAGTAGAAATGACCCCGATTGCATTATTTTAAGCAGCTAGCTCCTTTCGGTCAAGGGTCTGTTCCAAGGAAAGGGGAAGTTTGGGGAGTTCTCTATAGCCCTTTCAAACGTCTGAATTTCTTTTCTGCTGTCGCAATCGAGTTATAATTCGTGATATTCTTTAGTTAGTAGTTACCCGTAACAAAAAATCAACGTATTGGGATAACTCGTTTGGCATAGTTTCATTATAAGGAGGCACTCATGAAACAAGGTGTCAGAAGCATTATCTATCCTGTCAAGGACATAGCTCGAGCAAAGATACTATTTCGTCAGCTCTTGGGTGTCGAGCCATATGCGGATCAGCCGTATTATGTTGGCTTCAAAATTGGAGATCAGGATATCGGATTAGACCCCAACGGTCACAAGAATGGAATGACAGTTTACTATCATGTTGACGACATCAAGCAGAGTCTGCAATCTCTTCTGAGCGCTGGCTCACAAATCTTGCAGGAGACAAAAGATGTCGGTGGCGGGGGACTGATCGCAAGTGTAAGAGACCCCGACGGTAACATCATCGGCCTTATTCAGTGACTATTGTGAGGCGATAAGAATTTTCGCCTGCATCGCTATATCTTTCGAATCAAATCCGCAATCGGGGCCTCCGTTGCCATCCGCATTGTCCTGAACCCCGCGATCTCCGCTCGTGTCGCGCACTCTGCTTTCCGCAGGTTGCTTTTCATCAGGAAATTCCGATACATTAGACTCTATGGCAAAGGATTATAAACGCGTAGAGCTTTCGACGCTCTATGAAATCAGCAAGATACTCGGTTCATCCCTTGATCTTAAGACCAATCTGAAGAGCGCGATGAAGGTCCTTGCAGAGTATATGGATATGAAGCGTGGGACCGTGGCACTAAAAGACAACAGCGAGATCGCGATAGTCGTTGCCCACGGCCTGACCGAGGAAGAGATAAGGAGGGGGAGATATAGACTCGGTGAAGGAATCATCGGCAAGGTCGCCAAACTCGGCTCACCCATAGTAATACCGAATGTAGGGGATGAGCCGCTCTTCCTTGACAAGACAGGGGCGAGAAAAGAGATCAGTAAAGACAACATCGCCTTCCTCTGTGTCCCGATCAAGTTCAAGTCCGAGGTGCTGGGAGTTTTCAGCGTCGACAGGCTCTTCGGCTCAAAGGGCGTCTCCTTTGAAGAAGACGTGCGGCTTCTGAAAATCATCGCCTCACTCATCGGACAGTCGGTAAAGCTCAACAGGGAAATCGAGAGGGAGAAGGAAGCGCTCATTGAAGAGACGGAAGAACTCCGCCGGAAACTCAAGGGCCGTTACAGCATAGAAAACATCATAGGGCAGTCCGACAGGATGCAGGAGGTCTTCGAAGCGGTCCATAGGGTATCCGCCTCAAAGGCGACTGCCCTCCTCAGGGGAGAAAGCGGAACCGGAAAAGAACTCATCGCAAAGGCGATCCACTACATGAGCCCTCGGGCAAAGGGACCGTTCATAAAATTCAATTGCGCATCCGTTCCGGAGGGCCTGCTCGAATCGGAACTCTTCGGCCACGAGAAGGGGGCCTTCACCGGCGCGATCTCTATGAGAAAGGGGAAGTTTGAGATCGCGGACAAGGGAACGATATTCCTCGACGAGATCGGCGACCTCCCGTTGAACCTCCAGCCGAAGATCCTCCGCGTCCTCCAGGAGAGGGAGTTCGAACGCGTCGGTGGGGAGAGGACGTTGAAGGTAGACATCAGGCTTGTTGCGGCGACGTCGAGAAACCTCGAGGACCTTGTCAATATCAGCAAATTTAGGGAAGACCTCTATTACCGGTTGAATGTCGTGCCGATATCTCTCCCTCCTCTGAGAGAACGGAAAGAAGATATACCCCTCTTGATAGAGTGCTTCCTGAGACAGTTCAACGAGCAGAACAGAAAGACGATAACACTCGCATCGGATGCCCTCAAGGTTCTCATGGACTATGACTGGCCGGGAAATGTCCGTGAATTGGAGAATACCGTCGAACGTCTTGTCGTCATGTCCCGCAGAAATACCGTCAGGGCTGTCGATCTGCCCCTCACCTTCAGGATCCCTGAAACAAGGGAGGTCCCCGTGAAGGGCTCGCTCACATCTACTATTGAAGAGACCGAGAAGATGAGGATACTCGCCGCACTCGAAAAGACCGGATGGGTACAGGCAAAGGCGGCGCGAATTCTCGGAATTACGCCGAGACAGATCGGCTACAAGATTGTGAAATACAGGCTGATTCGGAGGTAGCTGTCCGCCGTTTAAGTCTTTCCATTTTGTTGACCCCTACCCCCTTCCATTCATAGGAAGACCTGCTATACTGTTGATAATACTATTCCTGAAATCGTTACCGTAGTCAAAGATGGGAGATTGATCGGATGCGATTCTTACTGAGGTCAGAGATTTCCCTTGTTGCGGCAGTCAGCCTCCTCTTCACATGCTGTTCCGTTGGCCCGAATTTTCGGAAGCCCGATGTTTCCGTTTCTCAGAACTGGCTGGAGGCCGGCGATGAACGGGTGAAGGGTGAATCATCGGACTACCGTTACTGGTGGCGGGTATTTGACGACCCGGTCCTCGACAAGCTCATCGACGAGGCATATAAGAATAACCTCACTCTCAGGATCGCCGGCGTAAGGGTACTCGAAGCCCGGGCCCAGCTCGGCATCGCCATCGGAGAATTCTTCCCCCAGTCCCAGCAGGCCTCGGGATCCCTCATCTTTAATCGGCCGAGCGACGCGGGAGTAATCCCTCTCTCCCAGTATTACGTGGCTCAGATCGGACTGAGCGCCGCTTGGGAACTCGATTTTTGGGGCAAGTTCAGGCGCGCCATCGAGTCGGCAAACGATATTTGGCTTGGCTCGATCGCCAACTACGACAACGCCCTCGTAACCCTGACGGCGGATGTTGCCAATTCCTATATCGTCATCAGAACTCTCGAAAAGCGGATCGAGATCGCGCGCCAGAATTTAGAGGTCCAGGAAAAGAGCGTCGATATCGCCAAGGCCCGTTTGCGGTACGGCACCGCGTCACAACTCGATGTCGAGCTTGCCAAGACCCAACTCAATCACACGGCAGCACTCATCCCTCCCCTCGAAATCCTTCTGCGGCAGGCCAAGGATTCCCTCTGCTTCCTCCTCGGCATGCCGCCGAATGACCTGGAGGGTCTCCTCGGTGGCCCGTCGGACATCCCTGTCTCTCCTCCCGAGGTGATCGTCGGAATCCCGACAGATCTTCTCCGCCGCCGGCCCGACATCCGGAGCGCCGAATACAGGGCAGCCGCACAGAGTGCACAAATCGGCGTAGCGGTCGCCGACCTCTACCCGGCCTTCTCTCTCACCGGAAGTTTCGGCTTCCTCTCTTCCACTACCGGAACATCCAAGCTCGGCGACCTCTTCAAGTGGTCCAGCCAAAACATCACAGCCGGACCCTCCTTCCAGTGGAGTATATTCAACTACGGTCAGATCACGAACAATGTTCGCCTCCAGGATGCCTTTTTTCAGGAGTTACTCATTACATATCAGAACACGGTTCTCGCAGCACAGCAGGAGGTCGAGGACAATCTCGTCGCTTTCTTGAAGGCCCAGGACAGGGCGGAGTTTCTCGTACTGAGCACTGAGGCTGCCAGGAAATCCCTCGACCTTTCCGTCCTTCAATACCGGGAAGGCACGAAAGATTTCGTAACGGTCCTGATCGCGCAGCAGGCACTCTTGAATCAGCAGGACGATCTGGCCGACACCCTCGGCACCATCTCGGGCAGTCTGGTCAGGGTCTATAGGGCCTTGGGAGGCGGCTGGGAGATCCGCGAAGGAAAGGAATTGGTTCCTACTTCCGTAACAGAAGAGATGGCAAAGCGCACGAATTGGGGCAGATTGCTCGCCCCTGCATCATATAATCCGGATGTCTCCGGGGAAACACCATCCTCTCCGCGGCTTCATCCGGATTGGTAATACCATCAGGGCAGTCTTAGAAGCCCTTTCGCGATCGGAGGTTGCGTAATGGTCTGTAAAACTAGGAGAATGTTTCGACCGGCCTATGGCCTTGCAACAGTCGTGTTGTTCCCGGCCCTTCTTCTCTTCGCGGCCGGCTGCGGGAAGAAGACCCAGCAACAACCCCCTCCTCCCAAAGTCACCGTCATCCGACCGGTTCAGCGAACGATCACGGATTATCTCGAACTGACCGGCAATACTCAGGCCGTCAACTCCGCGCAGCTCGTCGCCCGGGTCGCCGGGTACCTGGATAAGGTCTTCTTTCAGGACGGTCAGCGCGTGAAGAAAGACCAGCTGCTCTTCATGATCCAGCAAGATACTTACGTAGCAGCACTCCAGCAGTCTGAAGGTCAGGTCCTGGCGCAAAAAGCGCAGCTCGAATACGCTCAAAGCCAGCTCGAGCGCTACATCAACCTATTATCGGAGAATGCGGCCGCACAAACGGATGTGGACAACTGGAGATACCAGC
This genomic interval from Thermodesulfovibrionales bacterium contains the following:
- a CDS encoding GYD domain-containing protein, which produces MPFYVILSTLTDEGRKTIKQKPDRILEVNKEIEEMGIKIHKQYAVLGPYDFVNIMEAPNNDAIMKMSVEIGSRGSVQLLTLAALPVEEFIKKLK
- a CDS encoding P-II family nitrogen regulator, translating into MKKIEAVIKPFKLDEVKDALNEIGIQGMTVTEVKGFGRQKGHTELYRGAEYVIDFIPKIKVEVVTSDSLSQKVVDTIEKAAKTGKIGDGKIFVYPIEDVVRIRTGERGESAL
- the glnA gene encoding type I glutamate--ammonia ligase, which codes for MTAKDVIKMAQENKAVMANFKFLDFPGIWQHFAAPIAELKEEVFEEGLGFDGSSIRGWQAIHTSDMLIVPDPETAFMDPFMEYPTISLICNIVDPITKEYYTRDPRYIAQKAENYLKSTKIGDTAYFGPEAEFFIFDNIQFDQDSHSGYYFLDSVEGIWNSGRDEGPNLGYKPRHKEGYFPVPPTDSLVNLRTEMVMEMLKCGIYVEKEHHEVATAGQAEIDMRFESLVKMADKLMLFKYIIKNVAKRHCKTVTFMPKPLFGDNGSGMHTHQSIWKGSKPLFAGNGYAGLSDLALYYIGGILKHAPALAALTNPTTNSYKRLTPGFEAPVNLAYSARNRSACVRIPTYSPSPKAKRAEIRFPDPSCNGYLAFAAMLMAGLDGIENKIHPGEPLDKDIYELGPEELASVPTMPASLDEALNNLEADNEFLRKGDVFTGDAIETWINYKRTKEVDALRLRPHPYEFFLYYDI
- a CDS encoding VOC family protein; its protein translation is MKQGVRSIIYPVKDIARAKILFRQLLGVEPYADQPYYVGFKIGDQDIGLDPNGHKNGMTVYYHVDDIKQSLQSLLSAGSQILQETKDVGGGGLIASVRDPDGNIIGLIQ
- a CDS encoding radical SAM protein → MGRGQASVRYMNSTPLALPILAALTPEDIEVRIVDENHDAIPYDEDWDLAGITVMLHVSPSAIAIAERFRARGIKVAFGGFFPTLCYDHARRHVDSVIAGEAEPVWNEVIRDLQSNQLQPFYKANQLIDLKDIPFIKKELFSGKDEFYHIETTRGCPYNCDFCSVVSFYGTKFRHRPIDHVMRQLEELRGKVLFFVDDNITGDPAYARDLFHEMIPLKIKWSGQFSLNHAANRKLMSLAAESGCQFLFTGIESLSQDNLRAVDKKWAKPEKFAEWIKMTHDVSIGIYGSFMFGFEGDNKDVFQQTLDFCEDNEIELALFSALFPIHGSQFYRRLQADGRIFETDVRKFNGQYSTFYPKNMTPQELENGLRWLWKSYYSKESIRRRLSRWMRYQAPTQSGYSKTAALLLGLNMAFKVAVKDF
- a CDS encoding efflux transporter outer membrane subunit; its protein translation is MRFLLRSEISLVAAVSLLFTCCSVGPNFRKPDVSVSQNWLEAGDERVKGESSDYRYWWRVFDDPVLDKLIDEAYKNNLTLRIAGVRVLEARAQLGIAIGEFFPQSQQASGSLIFNRPSDAGVIPLSQYYVAQIGLSAAWELDFWGKFRRAIESANDIWLGSIANYDNALVTLTADVANSYIVIRTLEKRIEIARQNLEVQEKSVDIAKARLRYGTASQLDVELAKTQLNHTAALIPPLEILLRQAKDSLCFLLGMPPNDLEGLLGGPSDIPVSPPEVIVGIPTDLLRRRPDIRSAEYRAAAQSAQIGVAVADLYPAFSLTGSFGFLSSTTGTSKLGDLFKWSSQNITAGPSFQWSIFNYGQITNNVRLQDAFFQELLITYQNTVLAAQQEVEDNLVAFLKAQDRAEFLVLSTEAARKSLDLSVLQYREGTKDFVTVLIAQQALLNQQDDLADTLGTISGSLVRVYRALGGGWEIREGKELVPTSVTEEMAKRTNWGRLLAPASYNPDVSGETPSSPRLHPDW
- the nifA gene encoding nif-specific transcriptional activator NifA, whose protein sequence is MAKDYKRVELSTLYEISKILGSSLDLKTNLKSAMKVLAEYMDMKRGTVALKDNSEIAIVVAHGLTEEEIRRGRYRLGEGIIGKVAKLGSPIVIPNVGDEPLFLDKTGARKEISKDNIAFLCVPIKFKSEVLGVFSVDRLFGSKGVSFEEDVRLLKIIASLIGQSVKLNREIEREKEALIEETEELRRKLKGRYSIENIIGQSDRMQEVFEAVHRVSASKATALLRGESGTGKELIAKAIHYMSPRAKGPFIKFNCASVPEGLLESELFGHEKGAFTGAISMRKGKFEIADKGTIFLDEIGDLPLNLQPKILRVLQEREFERVGGERTLKVDIRLVAATSRNLEDLVNISKFREDLYYRLNVVPISLPPLRERKEDIPLLIECFLRQFNEQNRKTITLASDALKVLMDYDWPGNVRELENTVERLVVMSRRNTVRAVDLPLTFRIPETREVPVKGSLTSTIEETEKMRILAALEKTGWVQAKAARILGITPRQIGYKIVKYRLIRR
- a CDS encoding redoxin domain-containing protein — its product is MSEICCGVRVGQSVPDFELETFEPGTGKFSKFSLEGAKKAKKWTVLVFYPADFTFICPTELADLAEKQQELKKLGCEVVSVSTDTKFVHYGWYHEEKLLEEVKFHMGADPKGTASKLFGVYDEESGLDLRGTFVVDPDGKLVASEMNFFNVGRNMDELVRKIEAFIYVRNAPAEVCPAKWKPGGKTLKPSEKIVGKVYEALK
- a CDS encoding citrate/2-methylcitrate synthase, with the translated sequence MNEPVRIKNTGLRGVTVADTKISFIDGERGILIYRGFRIEDLAQKSSFLETAYLLLHGALPDKKQLEAFTRQVTEERDVPDFLYESFKKLPKESHPMDVLQAAIPLLAMADPDLGKESRDANILKALRLIARLPVLIAAWQRIRAGLEPLPQDKNLPHAANFLWQLSGIKPDAEIAADLDTCLVLHADHTFNASTFACREVVSTRAHMYAGVAAGVGALSGSLHGGANAEVIKMLMNLSSEKDIPAWVKRQLDKGERIMGMGHAVYKTTDPRAKILKEMSYRLGKKLRRENWYRLSNELEEAALQEFERRGKATIKPNVDFYSASVYHMMGIPDDLMTAVFAMSRIAGWSAHIIEEKFAEAQEKPALYRPASEYVGDYCGLTGCVYTPLEDRK
- a CDS encoding type 1 glutamine amidotransferase, which encodes MAVLILKNTSVEGPGTIEDHLNEAGMPYSVVDLEKEGLPDTKGFDTLVMMGGPMSVNEESQYRYISDEITLVKEFVAAGRKVFGVCLGAQIMAKALGARVYAGSEKEIGWYDITLTEEGSIDPLMKRLATHSRTEDLRRSFPVFHWHGETFDIPEGAVRLAGSALYPNQAFRYGDNAYAFQFHIEVRKAMIYEWLKNEPVDMVQIRAKTEAAYDDYLGGALSFYKAFLK
- a CDS encoding transcriptional repressor, whose translation is MEKYKQIGFKLTPQRLAILGYLDGNKDHPSAEDVYRAVSRRFPTMSLATVYNTLEALRRRGGVAELTLDPEKKRFDPDTEPHHHLICMKCRRIADIHRDYHLQLPAGAAEDFQILGNHIEFYGVCPRCKKGK